The Emcibacteraceae bacterium genome window below encodes:
- a CDS encoding AraC family transcriptional regulator, producing MKLYIKNMVCNRCIMVVEDILAKRGINSARVSLGEVDLGNIVISETEIINLEKDLEKLGFELINDKKSRLIESIKKAVIDLVQLQDGLHHINLSEYLGRHIAYEYNYLSSLFSSVEGITLERYFILQKIEKVKELLVYDELTLSQIAFQTGYSSLAHLSNQFKSVTGLSPSHFKKLKNTKLRKTIDNL from the coding sequence ATGAAACTATATATTAAAAATATGGTCTGTAACCGCTGCATTATGGTGGTGGAAGATATTCTTGCAAAAAGAGGGATAAATTCTGCGCGTGTATCGCTTGGCGAAGTTGATCTGGGAAATATAGTTATTTCTGAAACAGAAATTATTAATCTTGAGAAAGACCTTGAGAAGTTGGGGTTTGAGCTGATCAATGATAAAAAAAGCAGGCTGATCGAAAGCATAAAAAAAGCCGTTATTGACCTTGTTCAATTGCAGGACGGGCTTCATCATATAAATCTGTCTGAATATTTGGGCCGGCATATTGCCTATGAATATAATTATTTGAGCAGCTTATTTTCAAGCGTGGAAGGGATTACGCTCGAGCGGTATTTTATCCTGCAAAAAATAGAAAAGGTAAAAGAATTACTTGTCTATGATGAACTGACTTTAAGCCAGATAGCTTTTCAGACAGGCTATAGCAGCCTTGCACATCTTAGTAATCAGTTCAAGTCGGTAACCGGGCTCAGCCCGAGCCACTTTAAGAAACTGAAAAATACAAAACTTAGAAAAACGATCGATAATCTGTAA
- the narI gene encoding respiratory nitrate reductase subunit gamma: MSSALDFFLFQIFPYISIFVFLLGCLLRFDRDPYSWRSKSSQFLRRKQLIMGSILFHVGILFILAGHAVGLLTPIVIFDALGISHGAKQILAMSAGGIAGIFCLVGILMLIHRRLFDHRIRANSSIADIMVLFLLLFQLLLGLITITVSMQHLDGHEMVKFMDWAQHIVTFRGGAHEYISDVAIIFKAHITLGLFLLVVFPFTRLVHALSVPVGYVFRPYQIVRRRAK; this comes from the coding sequence ATGAGCAGTGCACTGGATTTTTTCCTGTTTCAAATCTTTCCCTATATCTCAATTTTTGTTTTTCTGCTTGGGTGCTTATTACGGTTTGACCGTGACCCTTATTCGTGGCGAAGTAAGTCAAGCCAGTTTTTGCGCCGTAAGCAGCTGATTATGGGCAGCATTCTGTTCCATGTCGGTATTCTTTTTATTCTTGCCGGGCATGCGGTTGGGCTTTTAACCCCGATTGTCATATTTGATGCTCTGGGCATTTCCCATGGAGCTAAACAGATACTGGCAATGTCCGCCGGTGGTATTGCCGGTATTTTCTGTTTAGTGGGTATTTTGATGTTAATTCACAGACGTCTTTTTGACCATCGTATCAGAGCCAACAGCTCAATTGCTGACATAATGGTCTTGTTTCTGTTGCTGTTTCAGCTTCTTCTTGGTCTTATCACCATCACCGTTTCCATGCAGCATCTTGATGGCCATGAGATGGTGAAATTTATGGATTGGGCGCAACATATTGTCACTTTCAGGGGAGGTGCGCATGAATATATTTCGGACGTGGCCATTATCTTTAAGGCACATATCACTTTAGGTCTGTTTTTACTGGTGGTGTTCCCGTTCACAAGGCTGGTCCATGCCTTAAGTGTACCGGTAGGATATGTATTTAGGCCATATCAGATAGTCCGCAGGAGGGCCAAGTAA
- a CDS encoding peptidylprolyl isomerase — MSAAAQDITVNGIKISPDEINAEVQYHPADNFSEAKYRATKALIIREILIQRAAELGLCERKKAMKNPDSVIETLLSRELNVPKADEETCRHYYEQNKHRFFTSPLFDVSHILYLAPPDNAELRQLAKEKAEFALKEVMHIPERFEQIARSESACSSAKDSGRLGQISKGQTMPAFEAALLRLKEGEISQEPVETAVGYHIIKVNKRVEGAQLPFENVVEWIKSELEEKSWNKAFQQYVQLLAGRSKIGGFQLEGEKTPLVQ, encoded by the coding sequence ATGTCAGCCGCTGCTCAGGATATTACTGTTAACGGTATTAAAATCTCTCCTGATGAAATAAATGCAGAGGTACAATATCATCCGGCAGATAATTTCTCGGAGGCGAAGTATAGGGCAACAAAGGCCCTTATTATCAGGGAGATTTTAATTCAGAGGGCGGCAGAGCTCGGATTATGTGAAAGAAAGAAAGCCATGAAAAATCCGGATAGCGTTATTGAAACCTTGCTAAGCCGCGAATTAAATGTTCCAAAAGCGGACGAGGAAACGTGCAGGCACTATTATGAGCAAAACAAGCATCGGTTTTTTACTTCTCCATTATTTGATGTATCTCATATTTTATACCTAGCCCCTCCGGATAATGCTGAACTTAGGCAACTGGCCAAAGAAAAAGCAGAATTTGCCTTAAAAGAAGTTATGCATATACCGGAAAGATTTGAACAGATTGCAAGGTCCGAATCCGCCTGTTCATCCGCTAAGGACAGCGGACGTCTTGGCCAGATAAGCAAAGGGCAGACAATGCCGGCATTTGAGGCGGCACTGCTTCGTCTTAAGGAAGGAGAGATCAGCCAGGAGCCCGTTGAGACAGCTGTAGGTTATCATATAATAAAGGTTAATAAAAGGGTTGAAGGGGCGCAGCTACCCTTTGAAAATGTTGTAGAGTGGATTAAAAGTGAGCTAGAGGAGAAAAGCTGGAACAAGGCTTTTCAGCAATATGTACAGCTTCTTGCGGGACGGTCAAAAATAGGCGGATTTCAGTTGGAGGGGGAAAAAACACCACTGGTCCAGTAA
- a CDS encoding NnrS family protein produces the protein MQSLFEHPFLGRGFRPFFFLGAAYSVINIFIWAFIYSGKISPPSFYFDPVSWHSHEMIYGFVLAIVSGFLLTAVANWTGGAPARQVHLAGLCLLWLFGRLAVNIDIGLPYWGIVIAELLFLPALTISLTIPLLKSWNTRNFIFLSFLTGLFACDLWFLLVQELEPLYIAIIIILMMISLVGGRIIPAFTVGALRQTGLHLYQTPQTKMDAAALISLLAVVLSIALFPNSLVLFFAALISSLIHLIRMRHYHTLKTRHDPMLWVLHLGYCWLIIGLFLISLTGLNILTMPMIIHALTIGAIGTMILGMICRVTLGHTGRNLKASRSTMLAFSLIQCAALVRVIGPIIVPSQKINLVTLSASLWVICFMIYLVEYSPMLFSKRPDGRET, from the coding sequence TTGCAAAGCTTGTTTGAACATCCATTTTTAGGGCGGGGCTTTCGTCCTTTCTTTTTTCTGGGAGCGGCCTACAGTGTCATAAATATTTTTATTTGGGCTTTTATTTATTCAGGAAAAATTTCACCTCCGTCTTTTTATTTTGATCCGGTTTCCTGGCATTCCCATGAAATGATCTATGGCTTTGTCCTGGCCATAGTTTCAGGCTTTCTTCTGACCGCCGTTGCCAACTGGACCGGCGGTGCCCCGGCAAGACAAGTTCATCTAGCGGGTCTGTGTCTGTTATGGTTGTTTGGCCGCCTCGCTGTTAATATTGATATTGGACTGCCATACTGGGGGATTGTTATCGCAGAACTTCTTTTTCTTCCGGCATTGACAATTTCACTGACAATTCCTCTCTTAAAAAGCTGGAATACCCGAAATTTTATTTTCTTATCCTTCCTTACAGGTTTATTTGCGTGTGACCTGTGGTTTCTTCTGGTTCAGGAATTGGAACCACTTTATATCGCTATTATAATCATTCTGATGATGATTTCTCTGGTTGGGGGGCGCATCATTCCTGCTTTCACTGTTGGCGCCTTGCGTCAGACGGGGTTACATTTATACCAGACACCGCAGACTAAAATGGATGCGGCGGCACTCATTTCTTTGTTGGCGGTTGTTCTTTCAATTGCTTTATTCCCGAACAGCCTAGTATTGTTTTTTGCTGCCCTAATCTCTTCTCTTATTCATCTCATTCGGATGAGACATTATCATACTCTTAAAACACGACATGATCCAATGCTTTGGGTGCTGCATCTGGGATATTGCTGGCTGATTATTGGTTTATTTCTTATCTCATTGACCGGTTTGAATATATTGACAATGCCAATGATTATTCATGCTCTAACCATTGGAGCTATTGGAACGATGATTTTGGGGATGATCTGTCGTGTGACCTTGGGGCATACAGGCAGAAATTTAAAAGCCTCAAGATCTACGATGCTGGCATTTTCTCTTATCCAGTGTGCCGCTCTGGTCAGGGTTATTGGCCCCATTATCGTTCCCTCACAAAAAATCAATTTGGTAACATTGTCAGCTTCATTATGGGTGATATGCTTCATGATTTACCTGGTTGAATATTCACCTATGTTATTCAGCAAGCGTCCAGATGGAAGGGAAACGTGA
- the narJ gene encoding nitrate reductase molybdenum cofactor assembly chaperone codes for MRTLKLLGFLLTYPTEDHIRNLNECQQILKNEKWLSSKSIKRLEGFLQEMKRTDLLDLQEGYVALFDRTPSLSLHLFEHVHGDSRDRGQALADLSELFQNVGLSIQMAETPDYLPIFLEFCSIQSQEDAKENLNTIINILSALKKRLENRQSKYAIIFDAIIETVSRKPDARAVEQAIRQASGAAYSNAQVDREWEEQFAFENNGLDNNGEAGCPRADELVARFSEYHDTKSERITK; via the coding sequence ATGAGAACTCTGAAATTACTCGGTTTCCTGCTAACCTATCCGACGGAAGATCACATACGAAATCTGAATGAATGTCAGCAGATTCTGAAGAATGAAAAATGGTTATCTTCGAAGTCAATCAAACGACTAGAAGGTTTTCTTCAGGAAATGAAGCGGACTGACCTGCTGGATTTACAGGAAGGGTATGTTGCCCTTTTTGACCGGACGCCCTCCCTATCCCTCCATCTGTTTGAACATGTCCACGGTGATTCAAGAGACCGTGGACAGGCACTGGCTGATTTGAGTGAACTTTTTCAGAATGTTGGACTATCTATTCAAATGGCCGAAACACCCGACTATCTTCCAATATTTCTGGAATTCTGTTCGATTCAGTCACAGGAAGACGCAAAAGAAAATCTAAATACCATAATAAATATTCTGTCTGCTTTGAAAAAACGTCTTGAGAACCGCCAGTCAAAATATGCCATAATTTTTGATGCAATCATCGAAACCGTTTCAAGAAAACCCGATGCTCGTGCCGTCGAGCAGGCAATCAGGCAGGCTTCAGGTGCGGCCTATAGCAATGCTCAGGTCGACAGAGAATGGGAGGAACAGTTCGCATTTGAAAATAATGGTTTAGACAATAATGGTGAGGCGGGCTGCCCAAGGGCGGATGAATTAGTCGCAAGATTTAGTGAATATCATGATACCAAAAGCGAAAGGATTACAAAATGA